The sequence below is a genomic window from Chanos chanos chromosome 16, fChaCha1.1, whole genome shotgun sequence.
aaagagagagagagggagagagagagagagagggagggaaagagagagagagagggggggggggagaaagagagagagaggatagagggGAAGCATTTGAAGGAGATTCAGGGTACATATTTTGGCAGCATGCGATGAGAGCGACGACGCCCTGctgtgagccagagagagacagtgccagggtgtgtgtgtgtgtgtgtgtgtgtgtgtgtgtgtgtggtggaggcggggtggggtgggggtggggggtgctgaTATGACACTTGAAGGATGAGATTGGAGGGAATCTTAATATAGATTTAGGGTGCGAATGTTTGAGCCCATGTCTGCGCTTTTggattttgttttatgtcaaaGCATTAGCTGATTGTGCTAAGGTTTGcactttcccctctctctccactccgGCCATTAAATTATACTGGGAGAAAATCAATGAGCAAAAGCAGGACTCTGTAGATGGGCTGTACTTTAGACCTGTATCTATAAtctcaaaaaaaccaaaaaaacagtctaaaataaagaaaaataacactaaCAAAATTAAAGATAAAGATTCTCTGTCCAAGACGCTATATATCTGCCTATCTCTGTGACATCTGTCTAATCTTCGTGGCTGGTTTTATGTGGTGAGGCCCATGCTGTTGTAAAATGTTACAAAAGAAATTCACTGTTTTGGGAGATGTCTCTGAGTTGTAAGATTTAAGTGAACACTGACATGTGGGACAGGGCACATCTGTTCGGCCCCAGCTGTTTGATCGGAAACTGAAGGTTAAAGCAGAAAGTGAATGCTGATTGGTTATGACTTAGTCATAACCTGACTGGACCTCTGAACCTGGTCTTTTGAAAAACAAGATGGTGAATTTGTCAGATTGGAGAATGTCTTTATAGCCACACGCTGCCtcactgttgaaaaaaaaaaaaaagaagaaaaaaagtgttttgtcaCAAAGTTTAAATCTTCACTGATCCTTGCCTGCTTGGTGATTAGCTCTTCTTCTCGATCCAATATGTTTGACTTGTATTCCTAATATCAGCATATattatgaaaaatgatgaaaaaaaacctcattacTCTTCATAACTGAAATGAAGAATGGTTTTCCCATTAGTCTGACCGTGGACAATTGATTCTCTTTAAAACTGTACAAGGACAAGCGGCGTGGATGATTGATTAGAGCAAACTGGCAGTGTAACAGCATCCAAGGTCATAGTTGCCGAACAGAGACgtcttccagagagagagagagagagagagagagagagaaacctagACAAAAGAATCCTGCCAAAATCAGACCATCCTAGAGGAAAACCTTAGTCTCTTTGGAAAGGTTTAGTCCATAGTTAAATTACTGTGCCCTGAGCATGTGTTTTGGCaggcagaaagggagagagagcgagagagagagcgagagagagagagagagagagagagagagaaagagatgggttATTAAATCCTGAGGGACATATGGGAATGTTTTATGGTCCTgacacacaacagcaaataTTTCCTCTTGCTCTCTTATCCTGTGCGGCTGACGTTCAAACCTTGGCTTCTGCTGAGAGGGAAATGGTACAAGTGTTCTGGCTCACGGAGGCGCCGAGACTTAGCTCGGCTGCTGCTAAAACTGACAGGGGAGACAACATGTCCAACACACTTTTAAGTGTTGTGTTCTGATTAGCACCTTGAGAGCAATCAGTGGAAACTCATTTTGGCAGACAATCATCTCatatcatttcatctctctcccgctgtctctttctctctctctctctctctctcactaaactGGCTCCTCCTGACTGTGGTTTTGAATTCACTTCTGTCCTCCATTCtttccctttgtctctgtgtctctgtctgccccctGCAGTTATTTCATTATGAATATAGACCTGAAAGATCAAGGCAGCACACCTTGTCTGGGCAGCAAATctgtgcacagacagacagacacacacacacacacacacacacacaaacacacagaaacacacacacatacacacagagagacagacacacacatacacaacgagagagagagagagagagagagagagagagagagagagagagagagaaacaccttCTTTACTAAAGAGGATTACAACACAGGTCCTatagggaggaggggagggagaatCGTGGATGTttgctatctatctatctatctatctatctatctatctatctatctatctatctatctatctatctatctatctatctatctatctatctatctatcgctTTCTGTTCGTTTTTCTGTTACCCTATTTAAACCCCCCATTTTTCTGTTTACCctacaccccccacccaccccatcCTGTTCTTCCCATATGTTTTTCTCTGAGGTGAGGTGATTGAGATATGATGGTGTTGGAACAGATGGGCGTATGTTTGTGCCGGAGAGCACTGGAGATGGGGTGGACTTATCCCGCTCTGCCGTTTAGATTAGACTGAGTTATTGCCATCTCTAATTGGAGAgggtatttatgtattttactgaGGACTTGATAACGCAACAGTGTATCAGGGCTGCAAGTAAAATGGACCTGATTTATACCTGCTGTCCTGTCCCAGAGAGAGTACCCAAATGGACACTggctcactctctccccctccctctctcttctctctctctctctctctctctgtctctgtatctatctctgtctctctctctttctctctctctccccctccctctctcttctctctttgtctctctctctctctctctctctctctcaaacagttGTGTAGCAGACTGGTCTTTCATAAAGAAGTCCCTACTTATGACTTATGCTGTGTCATCGTTCATaggccaacacacacataatctctgtcttcctttctttgtcacacacacacacacacacacgcacggcgaataacacattttctgtttccAAAACATCACATGTAGGCTCATTGACTCCACACTAATTTTATTTCTATTCTGATAGACAGTGCATAGCAGTTATTTTATCCTGCTTGGTAATAACTGCCATCCATCATAtacactctcttctctctctctcatacacacacacacacatacgcactcacagCTTAAGCCTTCATGCCTGGATCGATCTCCATCTATCACTACAAAATCACTgatgaaagaaattaaactcACAGTAGAGAAGAGACCAAAATACAATACATCCTTTCCACCCAGTGCTCTCCTCAGTAAAAAGGACTGATATTCAGAGCCACACCTTCCAGGACAATAGAGATGTATTAAAGTTAAAGAACTCTCTAGGCCTGGGTGACGGGAAATTGCCTCAGCAATAGGAAATTATCTGGGTAGCTCTCCCATATTCAAGACAGTAACTTGTCGTCATAACTTATCATAGAGTTCACTTTATACTGGGTTTAATACAGTATAGTGAGATTTGATTTGTTATGATGCCATCCCATATGACATATTGTGATGCATTATGATCTCATGCCATGTGATCTGATGTGATAAGATCAAATGCAGTTAAGATACAATGCGATCTAACACAATGTGACATGATGTGGTACAGTCCCATAACAATGTGACACGGGGCGATATGATATCAGTTCGATACTATATCTGCTCTATTtcgctctattcacacatggacccgACGAAGGAAAAACGGAGTTTGTAgtagggggctggtagaataaatgCCGTTTAGAATCCGAttcgactgattcggacatttgcgttcaCACGCGCAGCCCCTCCGCTTAGAATTATATTTGGGTTGCAGAGCATATGTGAAAGGGGCTTATGAAAAGTTGTGTCCATCGCAGAATTTAGAATTTTACATAAAGGAGCTACGTTACTGAAATCATAAGGGGACGAGCGATTGCCTTCAGGCATAAGATATTTGTGTTACAGGTGTATGTTCAGTGCCTAACAATGGTCTGGACATTATAAAGTCATATTCCCactaatctaaaaaaaacaaaaacagaaaaaacaaaaaaaacccccgctATAGCTCGCTATCTCCTGGCCTTCAGTCCAGGCCCAATTTAATCAGGTTTCTAATCTGACAAGAAATCAGCTAACTGCTGTAAAATTATATAACATtatcataaagaaaaaaaaccccccataaTAAAACAGATCTTCATTTGTCTCCATGACATTTGTAGACACAGATGTTGAGATTTATGGCTGGTTCTGTGagtgcttctctctttctcttgccttttaacattgttgtctctgtctgttgctcttctttttcattttcagggcCATGCGTTGACCCACTGGTGTCTCCTCTTTATGCCTCCTCTTTCTTGGCCTCCTCCAGATATAACTTCTTGTATTCTGCAAATTTTGCCAAACTCTATGGTaggtttttgttcatttttctgtccgtgctaaaaaaacaaaacaaaactgaaccgtgtctgtctgtctgtataaacACTGCAACTGTTTTTCATAAGCCTCTTTCATATGGCTGAGATGATTTGGAGATAACAATTTAGTTTATAAACGTGTGTCAAATtatataatttgtgtgtgtgtgtgtgtgtgtgtgtataggaagCAGTGGTTGGTCGCCATCTCCTCGGGACAGGCAGCCCTGGTTACAGATTGATCTCAGGAGAAAGTATCGAATCGTTGCCATAGCAACCCAGGGAACATTCAACTCCTACGACTGGGTCACCAAGTACATGCTCCTTTACGGTGACCGGCCTGACTCATGGACCCCTTACGTAATGAGAGGAGGCAACATGGTAGTGTCATATTAAGTCAATTAATGGGTGATTTTCTTGGTCCCAGTCAAATGCAGGAACTGCGCAAACAAAGAACTGGTGCTCCCTTAATTATATTTAAAAGAGACCTGAATGACGAACCGTGTCACATTAAAGCAAAATTCTTCGCTTTGCAACTTAAAATTCAGGTGAACCCTGCTGCagaacaagggggaaaaaagccacaAGCTAAAGTCATAGTTCAAGAGGCAGGTGTGAAACCCAAACCCAACTCAGCCCAAGGCTAAGAGACTCCAGTCCCTAGCCCCAAGGCTGAGTGATTTTTAGTACGTAGCAAACGGCCACGCACGAACGAGGCCAAGAAACGTGTGCACTTTGACTCCAAATTTTAATTGGTTGTGTAATGAAGCTGAAAGTTCTTAAGTCTGAAATGTGAGTTTCCATTGTTCCCTCGACGACATCAGTGTCTTCCtcttcatttccttctctcagTGTGTTGGCTAGTAATACAgataaagcagacagacagttccAGTTTTCACGACACGGTTGACATTAGGAATTTGCAGTGGAGCGTAAGGCAAGGTTTAAGATTATAATTTACATATAATTAGTCAAATGTCCTGTGATTACCCCTAGAGCTCAGAGTTAGTGTAAAATATTGTGGATCAGAAAATGACTAAATAGTCCTTTAAAAGTATCTAGGGCATTTCAGATTGTCATACAATGTATAtactacagacagagaaaactttAAGATGCCTTCTTCTTTCAGACCTTGCCAGGTAACTGGAACTATTACCAGGTGAAGAGGAATGTATTTCATTACCCATTCACTGCCAAACATCTGCGCTTCCTGCCTATGGGCTGGAACACTGAGGAGGGGGGAAAGATCGGCGTGCGACTTGAAGTCTACGGGTGTGCCTATGGTAAAGACCAGTCTGTTTTTGTCTAAATATGGGCTTAATATAGACTGTTTACCTAAATAACCTGATAGCAGTAATGCCTCTTAATGAAGCATCAGTTATTTAAGGTGGCACCTTATGCCTCCTCACGGCTTTACAAACAccatttaattatttttggTTCAAAGCAGTTTTTATCTGTCTGGTGTtcacagagatgttttttttttttttcacacaaagcAGCTTAACAGACCCATCTCCAGTCTATCAACACTAAATCCCTTTAATCTCTTTATGTGGCTTCGTGGAAGGAAACAAAAAGCTTTGAGGCAAAAAGAgacattcatttcaaataaaaaaaggaaaaaaaaaaaaaaaaagatcagaccAGCGTGTGTGTCTTGTTCAATCCTCGACTCTCTTAGCCTCTTGACCTTTGACTGTTTACCTCCTCTGTTTCTGCGTACTCCAGACTCCTACGTCATGCATTTCGAGGGGGACGATATGGTGGCGTACTCGTTTCCACGGGGAAGGTTCCGGACACTGCAGGACCACTTTGCGCTGAACTTTAAGACGCTGGAGAAGGATGGGGTGCTCCTACATAGTGAGGGTTTACAGGGAGATGTCCTCACCCTGGAGCTGAAGGGGGGCAGACTCTACCTACACATGAGCCTAGGTACGACAAGGCCTCCAAACGAGAGGTCTGAGTATCGCTACATATGCAGACATGGTTAGAGCAGTTTATCATTGATCCAGAGGTATTCTAATATAGAGAGGTGGTGTTAGAACTGTGGTGAATATTCACTACATCATCTTGACGATGGGATTACCATTCTTTGACACCAGAGGGTGCTCTTACAAGTGCAGGAGATGTGACCTGAGTTACAGCTCGTTTATATCTAGAATATCTGAGTATGGGATGACTCTGACACAACCTAGGATGCTTTTTTGAGACATGAGTCATACTGTTATAGAGATGTATGAGTAAGAGCAGATCTTGTACCACTTATGGGAAACACCATGGGGTGCTTTTACAGAATGAAAGGTGTCAGACCGTCTGCATGTACTGGTAGCCCTGTAGCAAGACCATTGTCCTAGGGAGCTTGTGCCAAAAGGGTTCCAGTCACAATATCTTGGGTAGAGGAGTACATGGGAAGCTGCGGCACACAGTAGATGCTCTTTGACAGGGAGAGGTCATTGACTCATAGTAGAGGCAGACTATTAGACCACTTATTGCATGGTTTTCAGGCTTTTGCTCTATCCCTGGACAGACAGAATTCAGCCGATCTAGGTCATGAGGGGCCATGTGGAAAGTTCTAGATCGTTAAGCTGTCAGAACAAGACCTCACAGAAATATTGCCCTAAGTGCTTTTATGGATGTGCTAGGAGGATTAGTGCAGCCTTAGCATACGACCAGGAGGGCCTTTTATCTTCACTCAAGATAGCTGTGGGTAAAGAGTGCATGAGCTAAGACGCTGTTAAGTAATCTTATGTGGAAAGGACAGAAGTGGTCagatacacacccacaaacacacacaactaatgTACTTCTCCTTTGTCCTACAGGAAGCAGTACAGTTCATCAGACCAATGGGATGACCACAGCAAGACTTGGTAACCTGTTGGACACCCAGCATTGGCATTATGTGACCATCAAACGCCACGGCCGAGAGGTTAACTTCACACTGGACAGCCAGACCGAGACCGTTATCCTGAATGGGGAATTCAACTATCTAGATTTAGACAAGCAGGTGAGTCAGGTGCATGTAAACTGGAATTTAGGCAAATAGACAATAGACTCTTCCTGAGTGCTATATCCATCAAATAGTAAAATGACAAATTTCTGGCTGACAAGAAGAGCCATTCATACTGATTTTAAGGACACCCGGTACTCTCAAGAAAGTGATTCTTCCTTTCTGCCCATCTCGACAAAAAGAACATTAATCTTGTCTGTTCATTGTTACTATCTTCAGTTATATGTAGGAGGAGTGATCGAGAAAGACTTGCCCCACCTCCCTGGAAAGGTCAACTTCCGTGGCTGCATGGAGAATGTTTTCATCAATGGAGTCAACGTCATCTTAATGACTCAGAACCAGGAACCGGAGGTCCGGCTGGCTCCGAAAAAGGTACCATTCTTCTAGCTAAACGTTCAGTCTTCTTACAGCTGATTACATCATTATGACACAAACCTTAATGCCAACTTATAGATGTACAGTGAATAATAAACTTGTGAAGAgtagagagtttttttttctctgtacacCCTCTTGTTATATGCATATATCCATCCAACCATTCATCCATCTTTCAGAAAAAGATGCACTATACCTGCAGAGATCTGCTCTGGAAGCCAATGACCTTCGCTGGGCCGAACAACTACCTCCAGGTGCCTGGATTCTTCCGCAAGAATCGATTGGCAGTGAAGTTCAAGTTCCGCTCATGGGACACCACAGGTCTGCTGATGTTCACCCGTTTTGCTGATGACCTGGGGTCTCTAGAACTAGGCCTCAGCGAGGGACAAGTCAATGTCACACTCATGCAACCTGGAAACAAGAGACTACGCTTTGCTGCTGGTAAGCTAGGAGCTCATTTGGGCTAGCATGATGTGATGTTGCAAATGTGCCAGCTGCCAAACCAGGTAAGTCAGATTTTAGGACTGATGGATAAGTAATGCAGTTCTACTGGAACCCTTACTTGGAGAGGCAAACAGTACTAATCTTAGAGTTTGCAAAGTTTTAATTGGTTATTAACCCAACCAAATCCATGTTGTTGTTGGGAAATAGCTTCTGGGATTGGCTTTACTGCCAAGGTGTGACTGAAAGATGTTTCAAATCTTTTCAAAAACTTGAAGAATtttcaaaactcaaaatgattttcaacattttcaacattttgacatttgtgtGCCTGGGCTATTAACAATAAGAGGCTGAGAACCAAGACTGTCCCAGGACCAAGGCCCCAGACTTAAACCTATTGTGATCTCCACCCAGGGTATCGCTTAAATGATGGTTTCTGGCACACTGTTGATCTGGCGGCCAAGGACAACTTGCTAACCCTAACTATCGACGAGGATGAAGGCTCACCGCTAAAGATCACGAATCCGTTCATGGTACGGACCGGAGACCGCTATTTCTTTGGAGGTGAGTATGAGATCAGTTCATCTCCCTGTCGTAATATAGCGCCTGTGAAAAGAGATTCAAGTCCTTCAAATGCGTGTTTAAGATTTACGAGAAAATGCCATGGCTCTACAAATACCTCATGTTTCATGCAAAGACAGGTAATGTAATATGCGAGTTCTTGTTTGTTCCCCAGGTTGTCCTAAAACCAATAACACGGCGCCTTGCGTGACAAAGCTGAACACGTTTCACGGCTGCATGCAGCAGATCTTCATCGATGATGAGCCTGTGGATATTGACGTCATGCTGCAGAGACGATGGGGCAGATACACAGAGTTACTGCTGGGCACCTGCGGTATcacagacaggtgtgtgagtATATTTATGGTATTTGGTCATTTCTATCTCTATATGTTATAAACACCACACCGTTTGCTTCTATAGTTCCTCTCTGCAGACAACCcagttatatttatatttatgtgtgtgtgtgtgtgtgtatgcctacATCCTTCTCTAGGCATTATAAACAGTCTCATCTCCTCGTGCCCAGACATTTCATGTGCTAGAGTCAAGGGCAGTATACCTACAGTGAGGCGTATAATAATTTAGGTCATATCTACACTGGCATCACTCTTATATATCATTCCCATGTGACATTTATTACCCGTGTTTGGAGTCAGGGGGTAAATGTTGGCCCCACTGACAGAGGGGCCCGCGCCTTTAAAAATCACTGGCCACATCAGGGCGTGTTAATGTACATTCGCACAATACATCTTCatcacatgtgtgttttgtgtggtaaTGGGACATTATGTGCTATTGGTGACAGGCATCTCTCTTGGAAGTCAGATCAGATCAGTGAATTTAAAGCCATTAAACACAGCCTGTCAGTGTGGAAGAACCAATGTAAAATGTGACCACCAAAACCAGATTTTTTAGTCACAGCTGATGAGAATGTGGATTACTGGTCATGAATGTTTAAGAGCGGTGAGGTTTgactgtaatgttttctttatttatgtatctCAATGCACTGTTTTGATATTGATGAACCTAGTAATGTTTAattcagactgataatgtttgTTCTTGTTCAGATGTTCTCCAAACCCTTGTGAACATGAAGGCAGATGTATCCAGTCCTGGAATGATTTTCTGTGCGTTTGTAACAACACAGGTTACAAAGGGGAGGTCTGTCACAACTGTAAGTGGAGAATCTCCATCTCTTGTGTTAAgtcatgtctgtttttgaagAGCTAAATCACTTTAAGTTTTAACATATAAtaatcgctctctctctctctctctctctctctctctctctctctcagctgtctaTAGGGAGTCCTGTGAAGCATACAGACTTAATGGGAAGTACTGGTCAGGTAACTACACCATAGATCCAGACCTGAGCGGACCACTGAAGCCTTTTACAGTCTACTGCAAGATGAAGAGTAAGTTCTAGTCACacttactttcactttcactttccctatttcttgctctctcttcaaAGATCTGGTTCTCTTATAATCAGACCTTCGCATGGCTAGATTCCGAATCCCCTTTTACGGCCCCATTCCTCTTGGCTCCTCCCTCTCTTATTCAGCTCCACATCACTCAAATCTGCTTTCAGACCTGAACTTTCCAAGCCTCCCTCTTTTGTTTCGTTTGTTTACTGACTGAGATGAAGGACAACTGGTGCCATCCGAGTGACATCCACTGGAggagttttgtgttgtgtgaaagtgtgatttGACTAAACACATCTATCTAACCCCCTGACAACAGATTAAATTAAATCGATCTATTTGTTATCCTCTGAAGACAGATCACAACCCCCTTTCAAATTTcaggctaattttttttttctccaagttaTGTTATCACTTTACAATGAACAGTCACTGGCAGGAATAAAAAAGATGGACGAGTGAGGAAAGACATGATTATTACCCCAAATCTTATCATTCACTTTATGATGAAACATTCCCTCAGCCCTTTCCTAAATCTAATACAGGACCGTTTTTGTCCAGTTATAATGACAGCAGCACCGTATGATACTTGGGGCTATTAAATGCTTTTTAACTAGGACAGGCTTTTAATTGGACGTGCTGAGTCATTTGGCAAAGGTCACTGACAcgtcagagagaaaatcagcACGACCGAGCAATCTGTTCAACATGTAGTTTCATCATCGGCGCAAACCCAAGGAGACTGTTGGTGATTACGCTACGAGTCTGGGGTTCTTGTCAGCCTGACAGACGCTGTTCTCTCTCCAACAAATCACTGTCATCCCGAACTCTGAGACTTATCAGTCATGGCTAAGAGAGTGAAATCTACCCACTGCAATATTCTCagtgagaataaaaaaatgaaaccaaacgATTGCCTATCAAAAAGCCACTCCAAAATTAACTATGATGATCAATAATGAGAGAACGGCGCTCTGACATGAGCGTGGACGGCATTTTCTGACACGGTGAATTCTGCTATATTGACTTGTTTCAGAGAGTGCCTAAACTCTGGCTTGACCCTGCCAAGGCAACATCAAGTGAGGATGACAGGAGTCCGGCCTCCATCGCAGAGACAGCCTTTACTAGACTTTGGAACACAGGATTTTAAGGAGAGAATGAAATTAATGATCGAAGGAAAGAAAGacgaaaagaaagaggggaaaaaagagcacacaaagaaagacagacttgGAACAAAGGATTTTAAAGAGAGAACTAAAGTATTTAACAAAGGAGGTAAAGTAAGGAATGCTACAAAGAGTAAGGAAGGATAtagaatgaaggaaagaaagaaagaaagaaagaaagaaggaaaggaatggaagaaagggaggagggggaaaGTTAGATATCCAAGTCATCTAAGAGCTTTTGGACAGAGTCAAAATATCATTTCAGGTCAGTGTCAAACACTGTTCTTTTCCTCATGCTTTTCTCCAAAGTGTGGAAATCATGGACCATCATTGACCACAACCGCATGGGCGCCACCAAAGTGATTGGCTCCACCGTGGACCGCCCCTTTATAGCCGACGTCCAATACGTGAACGCCTCCTGGGACGAAGTCACTGCCTTAGCCAATACATCCTTGTACTGTGAACAGTGGATCGATTTCTCGTG
It includes:
- the cntnap1 gene encoding contactin-associated protein 1: MTIKILSPSLLFLLAFHHCSSRPCVDPLVSPLYASSFLASSRYNFLYSANFAKLYGSSGWSPSPRDRQPWLQIDLRRKYRIVAIATQGTFNSYDWVTKYMLLYGDRPDSWTPYVMRGGNMTLPGNWNYYQVKRNVFHYPFTAKHLRFLPMGWNTEEGGKIGVRLEVYGCAYDSYVMHFEGDDMVAYSFPRGRFRTLQDHFALNFKTLEKDGVLLHSEGLQGDVLTLELKGGRLYLHMSLGSSTVHQTNGMTTARLGNLLDTQHWHYVTIKRHGREVNFTLDSQTETVILNGEFNYLDLDKQLYVGGVIEKDLPHLPGKVNFRGCMENVFINGVNVILMTQNQEPEVRLAPKKKKMHYTCRDLLWKPMTFAGPNNYLQVPGFFRKNRLAVKFKFRSWDTTGLLMFTRFADDLGSLELGLSEGQVNVTLMQPGNKRLRFAAGYRLNDGFWHTVDLAAKDNLLTLTIDEDEGSPLKITNPFMVRTGDRYFFGGCPKTNNTAPCVTKLNTFHGCMQQIFIDDEPVDIDVMLQRRWGRYTELLLGTCGITDRCSPNPCEHEGRCIQSWNDFLCVCNNTGYKGEVCHNSVYRESCEAYRLNGKYWSGNYTIDPDLSGPLKPFTVYCKMKMWKSWTIIDHNRMGATKVIGSTVDRPFIADVQYVNASWDEVTALANTSLYCEQWIDFSCYKSRLLNTQNGRPFTYWVGRHNESHEYWGGAFPESKKCGCAINQTCTDSKFQCNCDADYRQWYSDKGYLMFRDHLPVRRVVIGDTNRTGSEAQISLGPLRCYGDRSIWNTIAFTKPIYLTFPTFKPGTSADITFHFKTYRTNGVFIENSDDHLRNFIRVELNSTTEVVFVFMVGDGIRNVTLRSPRPLNDNEWHYVEAEINVKRARLKVDFLPPAIHKFPMQTYITMKFTQPLLVGAANHTLRPFLGCLRGLRLNGVPVDLEGKVDERLGIRRNCTGACLNASIPCRNGGQCIDGYASYTCDCNNTAFDGFYCHKDIGAFFDYGAWLRYDIRKEPISEDAWWANFWIDPHWHNYTLGYNSTTDDIEFSFSTRDTPAVLLYISSFYKDYIAVLLKRDGSLSLRYRLGHFNKKIQLTNRNLADGLPHFVNITRHNYTVWTQVDYMEPWIETLTLGEIPRFDSPKSIFLGRVMEVGDIEYDIQNHNSPGLYGCISGVRYNIFAPLKAYLRPNVTNPPVVTQGYVVESNCGAFPPVLGYVPWEADPWFTGLFFYYIHDDVTPPWMTLIVTISLALLFLILYGLYIYLYRYKGSYHTNEPKNLESPSSSRPLTETLRKEKKNLPEIQEEGPSD